The nucleotide window ACGTCATCTCCTTCCGGGATCCGGACGACATCGCGCTCGAGCTCGCATACGTGAAGGTCGACTTCTGGGCTGACCTCATCGGACGCGCGTCTTAGCCCCCTCCCGGCTCCCGCGGCGGTTCGCCGACTCGGCATGCGGGGATGTCCGGGGGGTGTCGCCCGAGCGAGCTCTTCTCGACCGCGCCAGGGAGCTCCTTCTCGCCGCTCGGGCCGTCGTCCCGCATACGGACGCCGACGGGCTCTCCGCGGGCGCCCTCGCGCTGCGTAGCCGCGGGGGGTCGGCGTCCGATGCGGTCCTGCTGAATCGCGGTGAGACGCCCTTCGCGGGGACGGACCTGCCCCGAGGGCCGCTGGCCGTCCTGGACTGGGGTATGCGACCGGACGGCCCCTCCGGCCTGATAGTCGACCATCACGTACCGGAGGCTGAGCCGCGGGACGACCAGGTGCTCGTCTCGGGGTTCGGCGAGCGGCCGGAGGTCAGCACCTCGGTGCTGCTCGCACGGATCGTCCCGGAGGCCCCGAGGTGGGTGGCCGCGGTAGGTGCCTTCGGGGACCTCGGGTCGGTCGCGTTCAGCCTCCCCGAGCTGGACCGGGTCCCGCCCGGACCCATCCGGCGTCTCACCCCGCTCATAAACGCGCCCCGCCGCCTCCCGGACGGACCGGTGCGCGAGGCCCTAGCGCTGCTCGTGGAGCATCCGGACCCGGGCTCGGCCCTGCGCGACCCGCGCATCGAGGCTCTTCGCGAGGCGAAAGAGGAGTGGTCGACCGCGTACAAGCAGGCTCTCAGGACGGCGCCCGAGGTGCGCGGTGATCTAGCGGTGGTGCGGCTGGCTTCGCCGTACCAGATCCATCCGCTCGTCGCCCAGGCGTGGAGGAGACGGCTCGCCCCGCGCGTCGTGCTCGTCTCCAACGAGGGATACCTGCCGGGGAAGGTCAAC belongs to Actinomycetota bacterium and includes:
- a CDS encoding DHH family phosphoesterase codes for the protein MSPERALLDRARELLLAARAVVPHTDADGLSAGALALRSRGGSASDAVLLNRGETPFAGTDLPRGPLAVLDWGMRPDGPSGLIVDHHVPEAEPRDDQVLVSGFGERPEVSTSVLLARIVPEAPRWVAAVGAFGDLGSVAFSLPELDRVPPGPIRRLTPLINAPRRLPDGPVREALALLVEHPDPGSALRDPRIEALREAKEEWSTAYKQALRTAPEVRGDLAVVRLASPYQIHPLVAQAWRRRLAPRVVLVSNEGYLPGKVNFAVRGGSGDLRELLRRALPDEGGEFAHGHPSATGGSLHPETFERLLEELHRAEVAS